In a single window of the Paramisgurnus dabryanus chromosome 23, PD_genome_1.1, whole genome shotgun sequence genome:
- the plex9.1 gene encoding DNA polymerase III subunit epsilon — MCFINPISILIRLFFSGRSRKVMMPDTGEETPVFFDLETTGLNTSGCDIVQLSAISSDKAFNAYMLPRCCMTDGAARVTGLTVDGEALLLHRRPVRTTPQRQVLINFISFLKTFNRPFLVGHNSRRFDWPILMRVMEEFGLLEDFREVVSGCVDTLTMSRDMFHLEKYNQPFLVKYFLGESYGAHDATEDARTLQELYRVWKPCKALVMKHKSFM; from the exons ATGTGCTTTATAAACCCGATCTCAATCCTCATTCGGCTCTTCTTCAGTGGGAGATCTC gtAAGGTGATGATGCCTGATACTGGTGAAGAAACGCCGGTGTTTTTTGACCTCGAGACCACAGGACTGA ACACCTCAGGATGTGATATTGTCCAGCTGTCTGCCATCAGCAGTGATAAAGCGTTTAATGCGTACATGCTACCCCGCTGCTGCATGACGGATGGAGCCGCACGTGTCACGGGTCTTACGGTAGACGGCGAAGCCCTGCTACTCCATCGAAGGCCCGTACGCACCACTCCACAGAGACAAGTGCTCATTAACTTCATCTCCTTCCTCAAAACTTTCAACAGACCTTTTCTAGTGGGACACAACAGCAGAAGATTCGATTGGCCCATTCTAATGCGGGTCATGGAGGAGTTTGGCCTGTTGGAAGATTTCAGGGAGGTGGTGTCCGGGTGTGTGGATACACTGACTATGAGCAGAGATATGTTTCACCTGGAGAAATACAACCAGCCGTTTCTCGTCAAGTATTTTCTTGGAGAATCATATGGAGCTCATGATGCAACCGAGGATGCCCGGACTCTACAGGAGCTCTACAGAGTCTGGAAACCCTGTAAAGCTCTCGTGATGAAGCACAAAAGTTTCATGTGA
- the rsl24d1 gene encoding probable ribosome biogenesis protein RLP24 — protein MRIEKCYFCSAPVYPGHGMMFVRNDCKAFRFCRSKCHKNFKKKRNPRKTRWTKAFRKASGKELTVDNSLEFEKRRNIPVKYNRELWSKTVVAMQKVAAIKHKRQSRFIINRLKKGKELEKAADVSEVKKNIHLLKAPHAGQAKQLEDKMVQKLSEDVEMAE, from the exons ATGCGCATAGAAAAGTGCTATTTCTGCTCCGCTCCGGTGTATCCCGGACACGGAATGATGTTTGTACGAAACGACTGTAAG GCTTTTCGGTTCTGCAGATCAAAATGCCACAAAAACTTCAAAAAGAAGAGAAACCCAAGAAAGACCAGATGGACCAAAGCGTTCAGAAAGGCGTCGGGCAAAGAGCTGACAGTG GATAACTCACTGGAGTTTGAAAAGCGCAGAAATATTCCAGTCAAATACAACAGAGAACTCTGGAGCAAGACGG TGGTGGCCATGCAGAAGGTTGCAGCTATTAAACATAAGAGACAGTCACGATTCATCATAAACAG ACTGAAGAAAGGCAAAGAGCTTGAGAAAGCTGCAGATGTCAGTGAAGTTAAGAAAAACATTCACCTCCTCAAAGCTCCACATGCAG GTCAAGCCAAACAGCTGGAGGACAAGATGGTCCAAAAGCTGTCAGAAGATGTGGAAATGGCTGAGTGA